The Phaeobacter sp. A36a-5a genomic interval GGCGGGTGCTGCTGGGGCCGCTGCTGGGGCAGATCCGTATTATGGTGGCGGACTGGCGGCTGATCCGGGGCGGGAGCATGGCAGTGCTGCGCGACTGGCTGCTGCATATCTTGGGGGCTGGGCTGACGTTGTGGCTGGTGGGACAGAGCGCGCTGCCGCTATGGGCCTATCTGCTGGCGGCCTATCTGGGGCTTGCGATCCTGAAGATCCGCACCTTTCTGGAGCATCGCGCCCATGTCAGCCCGGCGGCGCGCACGGTGATCATCGAGCGGGGCGGTGTTCTGGGGTTTCTGTTTCTGAACAACAACCTGCATGTGGTGCACCATAGCCATCCGGGGGTGCCCTGGTACGCGTTGCCGAAGCTGTACCGAAGTCGGCGCGCGGAGTTTCTCAGGCGCAACGAAGGCTATGCCTATCCGTCTTATGGCGCGGTCCTGCGCCGATATGCGCTGCGCGCAAAGGATCCGGTGGCACATCCGATCTGGTCAGAGCGCCGATAGCGCCCCATAAGGGCGGTATGACATTGTGGATCCCCATCGCTATCGCCGCGGCCAGTTTCCAGACGGTTCGCTTCATGCTGCAAAAAGTGCTGAGCAGCGTCACGCTGTCGTCGGCCGGCGCGACCTTTGCCCGGTTTGTCTATTCGGCGCCGGTGATCTGGGCCGGATTGCTGGCCTATCTGGCGATATCGGGGCAGGGGATGCCCGCGCTGACCGGGCGGTTCTGGGTGTTTGCCACCATTGGCGGGACGGCGCAGATCCTTGCGACCGTCTGCGTGGTGGCGCTGTTTCGCCAGCGCAATTTTGCCGTGGGCATCACCTTCAAGAAAACCGAGGTGATTCAGACCGCGCTGGTGGGGCTGGTGGTGCTGGGCGATCAGATCACGCCGCTGGGCTGGCTGGCCATTGTCATCGGCCTCTGCGCGGTGCTGGTGCTGTCGAAGACGCCCGAAAGCAAGGGGCCGTGGTGGCGGCATCTGTCCAGTCCGGCGTCGCTGCTGGGGCTGGGATCGGGGGTGCTGTTTGCCTTTTCCGCGGTGAGCTACCGCGCCGCCTCGCTTGAGCTTGACGCGCTGGCGCCTGCGTTTCGTGCCGGGGTCACGCTGGCCATTGTGGTGAGCCTGCAGACGCTGTTCATGCTGGTCTGGCTGAAGTGGCGGGAGCCGGGCGAAATCGCGCGGGTCTGGGCGGCGCGGCGGGTGGCAATCTGGGTGGGCCTGACCAGCATGGCGGGATCCTTCTGCTGGTTCTGGGCCTTCACCCTGCAGAACGCGGCCTATGTAAAGGCGCTGGGACAGATCGAATTGCTGTTGTCCCTGCTGGCATCGGTGCTGTTTTTCAGGGAACAGATCACGCGCCGGGAAATCCTGGGCATGGGCTTGCTGATCCTGTCCATTCTGGCACTGCTGCTGGCGATCTGAGCGATCGTGCGGGCAAGGCAACTGGCCGGGGGTCAGCCGTCCTGCGGCATCGGATAGCCGTTCAGCCGCAGAAAATGGCTCGATTCATCATCATTGCGAAAGAACGGCACGCTTGCGGGCGGGCCTTCCTGGCGGATGCGGCGGGTGACCTCGGCGAGCACCACCTCGGTGATGAAGGGCAGATCATAGGTGCGCACCTGGCTGAGCGGGATCCATTGCAGGTGCGACAGCTCATCCGAGGCGCGGGAGAAATCGTCGATATCGCTGCTGACATGCGCCGCATCCACCAGAAAGAACCGCGCATCAAAGCGGCGCGGGCGACCGGGGGGCGTGATGGCGCGAAAGACAAATTGCAGCGCCTCGGCGGCAGGCAGATGACCGGTCGCGGCAAATTCGACCCAGTCGGGGGTGGGGGCTGTCGGCCAGCTGCCGGGCTGCCCGAGGATGAGGCCGGTTTCCTCCCACAGCTCGCGGATGGCTGCGGCGGCAAGGGCGTGATGCAGATCCTCCTGCGCCTGCTCCGTCAGCCGTTCGCGACAGAGGGGCGGCAGGGCGCTGGCGAGCGGCACATCGGCGTCGCCCGGATCGACGGCGCCGCCGGGAAAGACCACCTTGTTGGGCATGAAGGCGGCCTTTGCCCCGCGCTGCCCCATCAGCACCTGAGGGTCGTCGCCCATCCGGTCGCGCACGGCGATAATTGTCGCGGCGTTGCGGATCGGTGTTGTGTCCCGGCGGGCAGTGGCGGCATCGGCGTAGCCGGTGTCCATGGTTGCCTGGGCCGGGCTGGGCGATTTGCTCATGTCTGGGTCTTCCTGTCGATTTTCGGGATCAGCTGTCCTTGCCGAAGCCGTGCATCCGGCGTGCCCATTGATAGGCGATCACGATGCCTTTCATCCGTGGCAGGAGGAACAGCGAGGACAGCAAACAGCCCAGCGAGAACACCGTGAAGGTGACCATCGGCTCGGGCCGCCAGGTGAAATAGACCACATGCAGCAGCGGGGCCATGATGTGGCCGACCAGCAGAATGGTCAGATAGGCCGGGCCGTCATCGGCGCGCGCATGGGTGAGATCAAGCCCGCAGTTGGAGCAGCTGTCGTTCACCTTCAGATAGGAGTGCAGCAGCTTGCCTTCGCCGCAGTTGGGGCATTTGCACCGCCAGCCGCGCAGAACCGCGGGCATGGTGGGGCGGTCTTCCTGATCGTTCGATTGAATATCGGCCGAAAGGGCCACAGATGACTCGGTCATGACAAATCCTATCTTTTGTCCGCTTATCTGAGCGTTTCTCCCATAAGTTTAAAGAGGCAGTGCGCCACAGTGCGTCGGCATGCCGCAAGACTGCGCTGCCAAGTGCTTCAGTGCAATGGACGGTTGAAGCTTTCTGCGACGGTTTTGAAGTTTTTGCGACGGAACCCGGATGGGGCTGCGTTTTGTTTCTGTGATCGGCAGCATGGGGCTGCCTGCTGCAAGAGGACGCGCAGATATGAAGCATACCAATTTTATTGCCGCTGTTGTTGCTGTCGGAGCTCTGATCGGGGCCACCGGTGCGATCGCCAAACCAGGGTTTGCGGGCAAGGGCGGGCATGGTCCACGGATGAGCTTTGAGGAGATGGACACCAATGGTGATGGTCAGGTCACCAGGAGCGAGATGGAAGGTCTGCGCGAGGCGCGCTTTGCTGCGGCGGATGCGGATGGCGATGGCAAGCTGACGCTGGCGGAGATGGAAAAGGCTGCCGAGGCCCGTGCCAAGACCCGTGCCGCAGCGATGCTGGAGCGGATGGACGCCGACAAGGATGGCGCGCTGAGCCTGGATGAGTTGCCGAAACCGCGCCGGATCGGAAAGATGTTTGACCGCGCCGATGCCAATGACGATGGTGCAATCAGCAAGGATGAATTCGAAGCTGCCCGGGCAAAGCTCCGTGACCGCCATGGCGCTGGTCACCGACCACGCGCCGGGGCGCAGGACAGCGGGACGGAACAGAACTGATCCGATACGACAGGTGCATAATTCTGCCGATACCCTGCAGCGGGCCCGTGATGAGGGCCCGCTGATGTCACCGCCTGACGTCAAGGCGGCGGCTGATGCGGGCGCTGCGGATGGTCCTGTGTTGGATGATCCCGATGGCGCCTTGCTGATCCGATTTGCGGCGGGCGACCGCGATGCGGCGGGTTTGCTGACCTCGCGGCTGGCGCCTCGGGCCTTAGGGGTTGCGATGCGGGTTCTGGGCAACCGGGCCGAGGCCGAGGATATCGCCCAGGAGGCAATGGTGCGCCTGTGGCGACAGGCGGAACATTGGGAACCCGGACGGGCGCGGCTGTCGACCTGGCTCTACCGTGTGGTGATGAACCTCTGTATCGATCACAAGCGCCGCCTGCGCGGGGGGCATGTGGATCTGGATGCGATACCCGATCCGCCCGATCCGTCGAAATCCGCCGCAGAGAAGATGCAGGATGGCGCGCGGCAGGATGCTTTGCAGGCGGCTTTGATGCAGCTGCCGGAGCGTCAGCGGCAGGCGGTGGTGCTGCGCCACATTGAGGATCTGCCGAACCCGGAAATTGCCGGGATCATGGACATCAGCGTCGAGGCGGTCGAAAGTCTGACCGCGCGGGGCAAGCGGGCGCTGGCGGCTCTTCTTGCCGGGCGGCGGGCTGAACTGGGGTATAGTGATGGTTGATAAAACTGGAAAAACTGCGCCCGCGGATATGGGCGATGATGCGCTGCATGAGCTGGATTCGGCGGCGCTGGATGCTGCGGAGCTGGTGCTGGACGATCTGTTTGCCGAGGCGCGAACCGCCGCACCGATGGCGCTGCCCCCGGCATTGGAGCGCGCGATCCTGAGCGATGCACAGGCGACGCAGGCGGCGATCCTGCAGCGCAGCGTGCCTGTGGGGGATCTGGCGGCTGAGCCCGCTGATATGCGCGACCGGATTTTTGCCGGGCTGCGGGATCTGCTGGCCGGGCTGGGCGGATGGCCTGCCCTAGGAGGCCTTAGCGTGGCGGGCGCGGCGGGGTTGTGGATCGGGCTGGCGCCGCCGTCGTTCCTGCCCGACCCGGTGAGCCTTGCCGGGCTGGAGATGAGTGAGGATGCGTTGCCGGATGACAGTTACGATCTGGCGGTGGTGCTGAGCGAGGAGATGGAATGACCAACGAACCCCCCAGACCTGAGCGGCGTCGCTGGATGCGCTGGCTTCTGATTGCCTCTCTGGCGCTGAACCTGGTGATT includes:
- a CDS encoding fatty acid desaturase is translated as MSDPHTARSAGLDRFVLNPGRVEWGTLGLMLGCYAVWGAALIWLPPLSVWLAVPVLACLITLHSSLCHEALHGHPFRLRALNEALMALPLNLAIPYGRFRDTHLAHHRDERLTDPYDDPESNYLDPARWRRLGLPARLLLRVNNTLLGRVLLGPLLGQIRIMVADWRLIRGGSMAVLRDWLLHILGAGLTLWLVGQSALPLWAYLLAAYLGLAILKIRTFLEHRAHVSPAARTVIIERGGVLGFLFLNNNLHVVHHSHPGVPWYALPKLYRSRRAEFLRRNEGYAYPSYGAVLRRYALRAKDPVAHPIWSERR
- a CDS encoding DMT family transporter: MTLWIPIAIAAASFQTVRFMLQKVLSSVTLSSAGATFARFVYSAPVIWAGLLAYLAISGQGMPALTGRFWVFATIGGTAQILATVCVVALFRQRNFAVGITFKKTEVIQTALVGLVVLGDQITPLGWLAIVIGLCAVLVLSKTPESKGPWWRHLSSPASLLGLGSGVLFAFSAVSYRAASLELDALAPAFRAGVTLAIVVSLQTLFMLVWLKWREPGEIARVWAARRVAIWVGLTSMAGSFCWFWAFTLQNAAYVKALGQIELLLSLLASVLFFREQITRREILGMGLLILSILALLLAI
- a CDS encoding NUDIX hydrolase; this translates as MSKSPSPAQATMDTGYADAATARRDTTPIRNAATIIAVRDRMGDDPQVLMGQRGAKAAFMPNKVVFPGGAVDPGDADVPLASALPPLCRERLTEQAQEDLHHALAAAAIRELWEETGLILGQPGSWPTAPTPDWVEFAATGHLPAAEALQFVFRAITPPGRPRRFDARFFLVDAAHVSSDIDDFSRASDELSHLQWIPLSQVRTYDLPFITEVVLAEVTRRIRQEGPPASVPFFRNDDESSHFLRLNGYPMPQDG
- a CDS encoding DUF983 domain-containing protein, with amino-acid sequence MTESSVALSADIQSNDQEDRPTMPAVLRGWRCKCPNCGEGKLLHSYLKVNDSCSNCGLDLTHARADDGPAYLTILLVGHIMAPLLHVVYFTWRPEPMVTFTVFSLGCLLSSLFLLPRMKGIVIAYQWARRMHGFGKDS
- a CDS encoding EF-hand domain-containing protein; this translates as MKHTNFIAAVVAVGALIGATGAIAKPGFAGKGGHGPRMSFEEMDTNGDGQVTRSEMEGLREARFAAADADGDGKLTLAEMEKAAEARAKTRAAAMLERMDADKDGALSLDELPKPRRIGKMFDRADANDDGAISKDEFEAARAKLRDRHGAGHRPRAGAQDSGTEQN
- a CDS encoding RNA polymerase sigma factor, which codes for MSPPDVKAAADAGAADGPVLDDPDGALLIRFAAGDRDAAGLLTSRLAPRALGVAMRVLGNRAEAEDIAQEAMVRLWRQAEHWEPGRARLSTWLYRVVMNLCIDHKRRLRGGHVDLDAIPDPPDPSKSAAEKMQDGARQDALQAALMQLPERQRQAVVLRHIEDLPNPEIAGIMDISVEAVESLTARGKRALAALLAGRRAELGYSDG